Proteins from one Ananas comosus cultivar F153 linkage group 5, ASM154086v1, whole genome shotgun sequence genomic window:
- the LOC109710601 gene encoding U-box domain-containing protein 35-like isoform X1 gives MERLVLVHVRSQNNSLNNGYATVEAGPEPTKEEVEAEMTQLFLPYRGFCARKGMQMKEVVLEDVDISKALADYITTHHIHNIVVGASNRNALTRKFRNPDVPTCLMKSAPEYCAVYVIYKGKAITVRAAKGPAPANGIPPRQFPVPESPHRLPDQGEGSVRNPFSKGSWRGHIPPSPRSDRSLEAFHGHIKTPSRDRPLSTAKTAPSDALLEYLDSSVRPPRSSFSRDSSDEIDLTKSMDFQAMDFGHLTDPSSASPESPSSAGQRDIEAEMKRLRLELKQTMEMYNTACKEATIAKQKAKELQEEARKFEERKHAEEAALALVEMEKAKCRAAIEAAEAAQRIAELEAQKRLKAERKAKREAEEKKRALDALAHSDVRYRKYSIEEIKAATSYFTESLKIGEGGYGPVYRACLDHTPVAIKVLSPDASQGRKQFQQEVEVLSCIRHPNMVLLLGACPEYGCLVYEYMENGSLEDRLFRRGGTAAMPWGVRFKIAAEVATGLLFLHQTKPEPLVHRDLKPANILLDRNYVAKISDVGLARLVPASVADEVTQYRMTSTAGTFCYIDPEYQQTGMLGTKSDVYSLGILLLQMVTARSPMGLTHHVERAVEEGKIEEVLDPALQDWPAQEALDFARLALRCAELRRRDRPDLASVVLPELNRFRNLALAHDAALPSCR, from the exons ATGGAGAGGCTCGTCCTCGTCCACGTTCGGAGCCAAAACAACTCCCTCAATA ATGGTTATGCGACAGTTGAAGCAGGTCCTGAGCCAACCAAAGAAGAAGTGGAAGCAGAGATGACACAGTTATTTCTTCCCTACAGGGGCTTTTGTGCGCGGAAAGGG ATGCAGATGAAGGAGGTGGTTTTGGAAGATGTTGACATCTCAAAAGCACTAGCGGATTACATCACCACCCACCACATCCATAATATCGTTGTCGGCGCTTCAAATAGGAATGCCCTCACAAG AAAATTCAGGAATCCTGATGTACCAACATGCTTGATGAAATCTGCACCAGAGTATTGTGCAGTTTATGTGATATATAAAGGAAAGGCCATCACAGTTAGGGCTGCGAAAGGACCTGCACCTGCTAACGGTATCCCGCCAAGGCAATTTCCGGTCCCCGAAAGCCCACACCGGCTACCTGATCAAGGCGAGGGTTCTGTTAG GAATCCATTCTCAAAGGGAAGCTGGAGAGGCCACATTCCGCCATCCCCACGATCCGATAGATCTCTTGAGGCATTTCATGGTCACATAAAGACCCCCTCGAGGGACCGGCCCCTCTCCACAGCTAAGACAGCGCCCAGCGATGCGTTGCTCGAGTACCTCGACTCCTCCGTGCGGCCACCGCGGTCCTCTTTTTCTCGCGACTCCTCAGACGAGATCGATTTGACAAAAAGCATGGATTTCCAGGCCATGGACTTTGGCCACTTAACAGATCCCTCATCAGCATCTCCGGAGAGCCCTAGTTCTGCCGGT CAGAGAGACATTGAGGCGGAAATGAAAAGGCTGAGGCTGGAGCTGAAACAAACGATGGAGATGTACAACACAGCTTGCAAAGAAGCAACCATAGCTAAACAGAAG GCCAAAGAGCTGCAGGAAGAGGCCAGAAAGTTCGAGGAACGAAAGCACGCAGAAGAGGCGGCTCTCGCGCTCGTCGAGATGGAGAAAGCCAAATGCAGAGCTGCGATCGAGGCCGCGGAGGCCGCGCAGAGGATCGCAGAGCTCGAAGCGCAGAAGAGACTGAAGGCGGAGCGCAAGGCGAAGCgcgaggcggaggagaagaagagagcaCTGGACGCGCTGGCTCACTCGGACGTCCGATACAGGAAGTACAGCATCGAGGAAATCAAAGCCGCCACCAGCTACTTCACCGAGTCGCTGAAGATCGGCGAAGGCGGATACGGGCCCGTGTACAGAGCTTGTTTGGATCACACCCCGGTCGCGATCAAGGTGCTTAGCCCGGATGCATCGCAGGGAAGGAAGCAGTTCCAGCAAGAG GTGGAGGTGCTGAGCTGCATCCGGCACCCGAACATGGTGCTGCTGCTGGGGGCGTGCCCGGAGTACGGGTGCCTGGTGTACGAGTACATGGAGAACGGGAGCCTGGAGGACCGGCTGTTCCGGCGGGGGGGGACGGCGGCGATGCCGTGGGGGGTGCGGTTCAAGATCGCGGCGGAGGTGGCGACGGGGCTGCTGTTCCTGCACCAGACGAAGCCGGAGCCGCTGGTGCACCGGGACCTGAAGCCGGCGAACATCCTGCTGGACCGCAACTACGTGGCGAAGATCAGCGACGTGGGGCTGGCGCGGCTGGTGCCGGCGTCGGTGGCGGACGAGGTGACGCAGTACCGGATGACGTCGACGGCGGGGACGTTCTGCTACATCGACCCGGAGTACCAGCAGACGGGGATGCTGGGGACCAAGTCGGACGTGTACTCGCTGGGGATCCTGCTGCTGCAGATGGTGACGGCCAGGTCGCCCATGGGCCTCACGCACCACGTCGAGCGGGCCGTCGAGGAGGGCAAGATCGAGGAGGTGCTCGACCCGGCGCTCCAGGACTGGCCCGCCCAGGAGGCCCTCGACTTCGCCAGGCTCGCGCTCAGGTGCGCCGAGCTCAGGAGGAGGGACCGCCCCGACCTCGCCTCCGTCGTCCTGCCCGAGCTCAACCGCTTCAGGAATCTCGCCCTCGCGCACGACGCTGCCCTTCCCAGCTGCAGATAG
- the LOC109710600 gene encoding U-box domain-containing protein 34 isoform X2 — MEREVVEMYVQDVKSKSQQVFSTFKRLCGRRNVETLVLEGESPAVALLRYVSECGIRNLVLGASSMRWIRRIFKRPDVATVLLKSAPCSCNIFAVSKRHLSMKFANDPFVGGNNMQIQKISHKAFVASQKKLIFDKQSLYGSQDSETLQKPALVEASSYPKFSSDGSASIDAGQGSENALMIPHNGDLHEKSSNEAPVEAVKLRIELQNTLAMYNRACDDLIHAKKKIHLLSAECSGEAEKVKDALEREKMLNKVVAEEKAKHLKAMKEVEQAKELLAKEVLDRHKAEIAANRVSSEKSRVVEAFLSSERRCRRYSRNEIEVATDNFSDTKKIGEGSYGDVYKCSLDHTAVAVKVLRQDSGDKKEEFLREVEILSQLRHPHMLLLLGFCPENGCLVYEYMENGSLEDQLFYNKGKEPLPWNVRFRIIFEVACGLAFLHGTKPEPIVHRDLKPGNILLDRNYVSKIGDVGLAKLVSDVVPDGLTEYKETILAGTLYYMDPEYQRTGTIRPKSDLYALGIIALQILTAKHPNGLVVSVENAIKGGTFLDVLDKSLTDWPVVEAEKLARLALKCSRLRCRDRPDLESEVLPELEELFYMSNVCFKLRKSIDYAPSHYYCPILKEIMDDPYIAADGYTYEYRAIKAWLEKHMISPVTKHRLSHSSIMPNHALRSAIQEWKARAAFLNS, encoded by the exons ATGGAGAGGGAGGTGGTGGAGATGTACGTCCAAGACGTGAAATCCAAGTCGCAGCAGGTGTTCTCCACCTTTAAGAGGCTCTGCGGCCGAAGAAAC GTTGAGACTTTAGTATTGGAAGGGGAGAGCCCTGCTGTCGCTCTGTTGAGGTATGTATCCGAGTGTGGTATCAGGAATTTGGTGTTGGGCGCCTCCTCCATGCGTTGGATCAGAAG GATATTTAAGCGCCCAGATGTGGCCACTGTGCTCTTGAAGTCTGCGCCATGTTCTTGCAACATATTTGCTGTGTCGAAACGGCATCTTTCCATGAAATTTGCCAATGACCCCTTTGTTGGTG GGAACAATatgcaaatacaaaaaataagtCATAAGGCATTTGTTgcaagtcaaaaaaaattaatctttgaTAAGCAATCTTTATATGGTTCTCAAGATAGTGAGACGCTGCAAAAACCGGCGCTAGTAGAAGCTAGTTCATACCCAAAATTTTCTAGTGATGGAAGTGCTTCAATTGATGCCGGTCAAGGTTCAGAAAATGCATTAATGATCCCACACAATGGAGATCTTCATGAAAAGAGCTCG AATGAAGCTCCAGTCGAAGCAGTAAAACTGAGGATAGAGTTGCAGAATACACTTGCAATGTACAACCGAGCATGTGACGATCTGATACATGCTAAGAAGAAG ATTCATTTGCTTTCTGCTGAATGTTCTGGAGAGGCTGAGAAGGTGAAAGATGcactagaaagagaaaaaatgttGAATAAGGTAGTTGCAGAAGAGAAGGCTAAACATTTGAAAGCAATGAAAGAAGTAGAGCAAGCAAAAGAATTACTCGCAAAGGAGGTTCTAGATAGGCATAAGGCAGAAATTGCTGCAAATCGAGTCTCCTCGGAGAAGTCAAGAGTTGTGGAAGCATTTTTGTCTAGTGAAAGAAGGTGTAGAAGGTACTCGAGGAATGAAATAGAGGTTGCGACTGATAACTTCTCCGACACAAAGAAGATTGGTGAAGGAAGTTATGGTGATGTGTACAAGTGCTCCCTGGATCACACTGCAGTAGCTGTCAAGGTTCTTCGACAGGATTCTGGTGACAAGAAAGAAGAATTCTTGAGAGag GTTGAGATTCTTAGCCAACTTCGTCATCCCCACATGCTTTTATTGCTTGGTTTCTGTCCTGAAAATGGTTGCCTTGTGTATGAATACATGGAGAATGGCAGTTTAGAAGATCAACTATTCTATAATAAGGGTAAGGAGCCGCTTCCTTGGAATGTTCGGTTTCGAATCATCTTTGAAGTGGCTTGTGGGCTCGCGTTCTTACATGGCACTAAGCCCGAGCCTATCGTTCATCGTGACCTAAAACCAGGGAACATTTTGCTGGACCGAAATTATGTGAGTAAGATTGGAGACGTTGGTTTGGCGAAGCTTGTTTCGGATGTTGTGCCTGATGGTCTCACAGAATACAAGGAGACCATTCTTGCTGGTACACTATATTATATGGATCCTGAATACCAGCGAACCGGAACAATCAGACCCAAGTCGGATTTGTATGCCTTGGGAATTATAGCTCTACAAATTCTTACCGCTAAGCATCCAAATGGGTTGGTGGTGAGTGTGGAGAACGCGATTAAAGGAGGTACCTTTCTTGATGTTCTCGATAAATCTTTAACAGATTGGCCAGTTGTTGAAGCGGAGAAGTTAGCGAGACTTGCGTTAAAATGTTCGAGGCTAAGGTGCAGGGATAGGCCAGATCTCGAATCAGAGGTTTTACCCGAGCTCGAAGAACTTTTCTACATGTCGAATGTTTGCTTTAAGTTGAGAAAATCTATTGATTATGCCCCTAGCCACTACTACTGCCCTATATTGAAG GAGATAATGGATGATCCGTACATTGCGGCAGATGGGTACACATACGAGTATAGAGCAATAAAAGCATGGCTTGAGAAACATATGATATCTCCTGTTACTAAACATAGGCTTTCTCATTCCTCCATTATGCCGAACCATGCTTTGCGATCAGCGATACAAGAATGGAAGGCGCGAGCAGCTTTTCTGAACTCGTGA
- the LOC109710600 gene encoding U-box domain-containing protein 34 isoform X1, translating to MEREVVEMYVQDVKSKSQQVFSTFKRLCGRRNVETLVLEGESPAVALLRYVSECGIRNLVLGASSMRWIRRIFKRPDVATVLLKSAPCSCNIFAVSKRHLSMKFANDPFVGGNNMQIQKISHKAFVASQKKLIFDKQSLYGSQDSETLQKPALVEASSYPKFSSDGSASIDAGQGSENALMIPHNGDLHEKSSNEAPVEAVKLRIELQNTLAMYNRACDDLIHAKKKVVILGYRLFCPSCFAREDILSFQDREIHLLSAECSGEAEKVKDALEREKMLNKVVAEEKAKHLKAMKEVEQAKELLAKEVLDRHKAEIAANRVSSEKSRVVEAFLSSERRCRRYSRNEIEVATDNFSDTKKIGEGSYGDVYKCSLDHTAVAVKVLRQDSGDKKEEFLREVEILSQLRHPHMLLLLGFCPENGCLVYEYMENGSLEDQLFYNKGKEPLPWNVRFRIIFEVACGLAFLHGTKPEPIVHRDLKPGNILLDRNYVSKIGDVGLAKLVSDVVPDGLTEYKETILAGTLYYMDPEYQRTGTIRPKSDLYALGIIALQILTAKHPNGLVVSVENAIKGGTFLDVLDKSLTDWPVVEAEKLARLALKCSRLRCRDRPDLESEVLPELEELFYMSNVCFKLRKSIDYAPSHYYCPILKEIMDDPYIAADGYTYEYRAIKAWLEKHMISPVTKHRLSHSSIMPNHALRSAIQEWKARAAFLNS from the exons ATGGAGAGGGAGGTGGTGGAGATGTACGTCCAAGACGTGAAATCCAAGTCGCAGCAGGTGTTCTCCACCTTTAAGAGGCTCTGCGGCCGAAGAAAC GTTGAGACTTTAGTATTGGAAGGGGAGAGCCCTGCTGTCGCTCTGTTGAGGTATGTATCCGAGTGTGGTATCAGGAATTTGGTGTTGGGCGCCTCCTCCATGCGTTGGATCAGAAG GATATTTAAGCGCCCAGATGTGGCCACTGTGCTCTTGAAGTCTGCGCCATGTTCTTGCAACATATTTGCTGTGTCGAAACGGCATCTTTCCATGAAATTTGCCAATGACCCCTTTGTTGGTG GGAACAATatgcaaatacaaaaaataagtCATAAGGCATTTGTTgcaagtcaaaaaaaattaatctttgaTAAGCAATCTTTATATGGTTCTCAAGATAGTGAGACGCTGCAAAAACCGGCGCTAGTAGAAGCTAGTTCATACCCAAAATTTTCTAGTGATGGAAGTGCTTCAATTGATGCCGGTCAAGGTTCAGAAAATGCATTAATGATCCCACACAATGGAGATCTTCATGAAAAGAGCTCG AATGAAGCTCCAGTCGAAGCAGTAAAACTGAGGATAGAGTTGCAGAATACACTTGCAATGTACAACCGAGCATGTGACGATCTGATACATGCTAAGAAGAAGGTTGTAATACTCGGATACCGTTTGTTTTGTCCTAGTTGCTTTGCACGCGAGGACATACTTTCCTTCCAAGACAGAGAA ATTCATTTGCTTTCTGCTGAATGTTCTGGAGAGGCTGAGAAGGTGAAAGATGcactagaaagagaaaaaatgttGAATAAGGTAGTTGCAGAAGAGAAGGCTAAACATTTGAAAGCAATGAAAGAAGTAGAGCAAGCAAAAGAATTACTCGCAAAGGAGGTTCTAGATAGGCATAAGGCAGAAATTGCTGCAAATCGAGTCTCCTCGGAGAAGTCAAGAGTTGTGGAAGCATTTTTGTCTAGTGAAAGAAGGTGTAGAAGGTACTCGAGGAATGAAATAGAGGTTGCGACTGATAACTTCTCCGACACAAAGAAGATTGGTGAAGGAAGTTATGGTGATGTGTACAAGTGCTCCCTGGATCACACTGCAGTAGCTGTCAAGGTTCTTCGACAGGATTCTGGTGACAAGAAAGAAGAATTCTTGAGAGag GTTGAGATTCTTAGCCAACTTCGTCATCCCCACATGCTTTTATTGCTTGGTTTCTGTCCTGAAAATGGTTGCCTTGTGTATGAATACATGGAGAATGGCAGTTTAGAAGATCAACTATTCTATAATAAGGGTAAGGAGCCGCTTCCTTGGAATGTTCGGTTTCGAATCATCTTTGAAGTGGCTTGTGGGCTCGCGTTCTTACATGGCACTAAGCCCGAGCCTATCGTTCATCGTGACCTAAAACCAGGGAACATTTTGCTGGACCGAAATTATGTGAGTAAGATTGGAGACGTTGGTTTGGCGAAGCTTGTTTCGGATGTTGTGCCTGATGGTCTCACAGAATACAAGGAGACCATTCTTGCTGGTACACTATATTATATGGATCCTGAATACCAGCGAACCGGAACAATCAGACCCAAGTCGGATTTGTATGCCTTGGGAATTATAGCTCTACAAATTCTTACCGCTAAGCATCCAAATGGGTTGGTGGTGAGTGTGGAGAACGCGATTAAAGGAGGTACCTTTCTTGATGTTCTCGATAAATCTTTAACAGATTGGCCAGTTGTTGAAGCGGAGAAGTTAGCGAGACTTGCGTTAAAATGTTCGAGGCTAAGGTGCAGGGATAGGCCAGATCTCGAATCAGAGGTTTTACCCGAGCTCGAAGAACTTTTCTACATGTCGAATGTTTGCTTTAAGTTGAGAAAATCTATTGATTATGCCCCTAGCCACTACTACTGCCCTATATTGAAG GAGATAATGGATGATCCGTACATTGCGGCAGATGGGTACACATACGAGTATAGAGCAATAAAAGCATGGCTTGAGAAACATATGATATCTCCTGTTACTAAACATAGGCTTTCTCATTCCTCCATTATGCCGAACCATGCTTTGCGATCAGCGATACAAGAATGGAAGGCGCGAGCAGCTTTTCTGAACTCGTGA
- the LOC109710601 gene encoding U-box domain-containing protein 35-like isoform X3: MTQLFLPYRGFCARKGMQMKEVVLEDVDISKALADYITTHHIHNIVVGASNRNALTRKFRNPDVPTCLMKSAPEYCAVYVIYKGKAITVRAAKGPAPANGIPPRQFPVPESPHRLPDQGEGSVRNPFSKGSWRGHIPPSPRSDRSLEAFHGHIKTPSRDRPLSTAKTAPSDALLEYLDSSVRPPRSSFSRDSSDEIDLTKSMDFQAMDFGHLTDPSSASPESPSSAGQRDIEAEMKRLRLELKQTMEMYNTACKEATIAKQKAKELQEEARKFEERKHAEEAALALVEMEKAKCRAAIEAAEAAQRIAELEAQKRLKAERKAKREAEEKKRALDALAHSDVRYRKYSIEEIKAATSYFTESLKIGEGGYGPVYRACLDHTPVAIKVLSPDASQGRKQFQQEVEVLSCIRHPNMVLLLGACPEYGCLVYEYMENGSLEDRLFRRGGTAAMPWGVRFKIAAEVATGLLFLHQTKPEPLVHRDLKPANILLDRNYVAKISDVGLARLVPASVADEVTQYRMTSTAGTFCYIDPEYQQTGMLGTKSDVYSLGILLLQMVTARSPMGLTHHVERAVEEGKIEEVLDPALQDWPAQEALDFARLALRCAELRRRDRPDLASVVLPELNRFRNLALAHDAALPSCR; encoded by the exons ATGACACAGTTATTTCTTCCCTACAGGGGCTTTTGTGCGCGGAAAGGG ATGCAGATGAAGGAGGTGGTTTTGGAAGATGTTGACATCTCAAAAGCACTAGCGGATTACATCACCACCCACCACATCCATAATATCGTTGTCGGCGCTTCAAATAGGAATGCCCTCACAAG AAAATTCAGGAATCCTGATGTACCAACATGCTTGATGAAATCTGCACCAGAGTATTGTGCAGTTTATGTGATATATAAAGGAAAGGCCATCACAGTTAGGGCTGCGAAAGGACCTGCACCTGCTAACGGTATCCCGCCAAGGCAATTTCCGGTCCCCGAAAGCCCACACCGGCTACCTGATCAAGGCGAGGGTTCTGTTAG GAATCCATTCTCAAAGGGAAGCTGGAGAGGCCACATTCCGCCATCCCCACGATCCGATAGATCTCTTGAGGCATTTCATGGTCACATAAAGACCCCCTCGAGGGACCGGCCCCTCTCCACAGCTAAGACAGCGCCCAGCGATGCGTTGCTCGAGTACCTCGACTCCTCCGTGCGGCCACCGCGGTCCTCTTTTTCTCGCGACTCCTCAGACGAGATCGATTTGACAAAAAGCATGGATTTCCAGGCCATGGACTTTGGCCACTTAACAGATCCCTCATCAGCATCTCCGGAGAGCCCTAGTTCTGCCGGT CAGAGAGACATTGAGGCGGAAATGAAAAGGCTGAGGCTGGAGCTGAAACAAACGATGGAGATGTACAACACAGCTTGCAAAGAAGCAACCATAGCTAAACAGAAG GCCAAAGAGCTGCAGGAAGAGGCCAGAAAGTTCGAGGAACGAAAGCACGCAGAAGAGGCGGCTCTCGCGCTCGTCGAGATGGAGAAAGCCAAATGCAGAGCTGCGATCGAGGCCGCGGAGGCCGCGCAGAGGATCGCAGAGCTCGAAGCGCAGAAGAGACTGAAGGCGGAGCGCAAGGCGAAGCgcgaggcggaggagaagaagagagcaCTGGACGCGCTGGCTCACTCGGACGTCCGATACAGGAAGTACAGCATCGAGGAAATCAAAGCCGCCACCAGCTACTTCACCGAGTCGCTGAAGATCGGCGAAGGCGGATACGGGCCCGTGTACAGAGCTTGTTTGGATCACACCCCGGTCGCGATCAAGGTGCTTAGCCCGGATGCATCGCAGGGAAGGAAGCAGTTCCAGCAAGAG GTGGAGGTGCTGAGCTGCATCCGGCACCCGAACATGGTGCTGCTGCTGGGGGCGTGCCCGGAGTACGGGTGCCTGGTGTACGAGTACATGGAGAACGGGAGCCTGGAGGACCGGCTGTTCCGGCGGGGGGGGACGGCGGCGATGCCGTGGGGGGTGCGGTTCAAGATCGCGGCGGAGGTGGCGACGGGGCTGCTGTTCCTGCACCAGACGAAGCCGGAGCCGCTGGTGCACCGGGACCTGAAGCCGGCGAACATCCTGCTGGACCGCAACTACGTGGCGAAGATCAGCGACGTGGGGCTGGCGCGGCTGGTGCCGGCGTCGGTGGCGGACGAGGTGACGCAGTACCGGATGACGTCGACGGCGGGGACGTTCTGCTACATCGACCCGGAGTACCAGCAGACGGGGATGCTGGGGACCAAGTCGGACGTGTACTCGCTGGGGATCCTGCTGCTGCAGATGGTGACGGCCAGGTCGCCCATGGGCCTCACGCACCACGTCGAGCGGGCCGTCGAGGAGGGCAAGATCGAGGAGGTGCTCGACCCGGCGCTCCAGGACTGGCCCGCCCAGGAGGCCCTCGACTTCGCCAGGCTCGCGCTCAGGTGCGCCGAGCTCAGGAGGAGGGACCGCCCCGACCTCGCCTCCGTCGTCCTGCCCGAGCTCAACCGCTTCAGGAATCTCGCCCTCGCGCACGACGCTGCCCTTCCCAGCTGCAGATAG
- the LOC109710601 gene encoding U-box domain-containing protein 52-like isoform X2 — MERLVLVHVRSQNNSLNNGYATVEAGPEPTKEEVEAEMTQLFLPYRGFCARKGMQMKEVVLEDVDISKALADYITTHHIHNIVVGASNRNALTRKFRNPDVPTCLMKSAPEYCAVYVIYKGKAITVRAAKGPAPANGIPPRQFPVPESPHRLPDQGEGSVRNPFSKGSWRGHIPPSPRSDRSLEAFHGHIKTPSRDRPLSTAKTAPSDALLEYLDSSVRPPRSSFSRDSSDEIDLTKSMDFQAMDFGHLTDPSSASPESPSSAGRDIEAEMKRLRLELKQTMEMYNTACKEATIAKQKAKELQEEARKFEERKHAEEAALALVEMEKAKCRAAIEAAEAAQRIAELEAQKRLKAERKAKREAEEKKRALDALAHSDVRYRKYSIEEIKAATSYFTESLKIGEGGYGPVYRACLDHTPVAIKVLSPDASQGRKQFQQEVEVLSCIRHPNMVLLLGACPEYGCLVYEYMENGSLEDRLFRRGGTAAMPWGVRFKIAAEVATGLLFLHQTKPEPLVHRDLKPANILLDRNYVAKISDVGLARLVPASVADEVTQYRMTSTAGTFCYIDPEYQQTGMLGTKSDVYSLGILLLQMVTARSPMGLTHHVERAVEEGKIEEVLDPALQDWPAQEALDFARLALRCAELRRRDRPDLASVVLPELNRFRNLALAHDAALPSCR, encoded by the exons ATGGAGAGGCTCGTCCTCGTCCACGTTCGGAGCCAAAACAACTCCCTCAATA ATGGTTATGCGACAGTTGAAGCAGGTCCTGAGCCAACCAAAGAAGAAGTGGAAGCAGAGATGACACAGTTATTTCTTCCCTACAGGGGCTTTTGTGCGCGGAAAGGG ATGCAGATGAAGGAGGTGGTTTTGGAAGATGTTGACATCTCAAAAGCACTAGCGGATTACATCACCACCCACCACATCCATAATATCGTTGTCGGCGCTTCAAATAGGAATGCCCTCACAAG AAAATTCAGGAATCCTGATGTACCAACATGCTTGATGAAATCTGCACCAGAGTATTGTGCAGTTTATGTGATATATAAAGGAAAGGCCATCACAGTTAGGGCTGCGAAAGGACCTGCACCTGCTAACGGTATCCCGCCAAGGCAATTTCCGGTCCCCGAAAGCCCACACCGGCTACCTGATCAAGGCGAGGGTTCTGTTAG GAATCCATTCTCAAAGGGAAGCTGGAGAGGCCACATTCCGCCATCCCCACGATCCGATAGATCTCTTGAGGCATTTCATGGTCACATAAAGACCCCCTCGAGGGACCGGCCCCTCTCCACAGCTAAGACAGCGCCCAGCGATGCGTTGCTCGAGTACCTCGACTCCTCCGTGCGGCCACCGCGGTCCTCTTTTTCTCGCGACTCCTCAGACGAGATCGATTTGACAAAAAGCATGGATTTCCAGGCCATGGACTTTGGCCACTTAACAGATCCCTCATCAGCATCTCCGGAGAGCCCTAGTTCTGCCGGT AGAGACATTGAGGCGGAAATGAAAAGGCTGAGGCTGGAGCTGAAACAAACGATGGAGATGTACAACACAGCTTGCAAAGAAGCAACCATAGCTAAACAGAAG GCCAAAGAGCTGCAGGAAGAGGCCAGAAAGTTCGAGGAACGAAAGCACGCAGAAGAGGCGGCTCTCGCGCTCGTCGAGATGGAGAAAGCCAAATGCAGAGCTGCGATCGAGGCCGCGGAGGCCGCGCAGAGGATCGCAGAGCTCGAAGCGCAGAAGAGACTGAAGGCGGAGCGCAAGGCGAAGCgcgaggcggaggagaagaagagagcaCTGGACGCGCTGGCTCACTCGGACGTCCGATACAGGAAGTACAGCATCGAGGAAATCAAAGCCGCCACCAGCTACTTCACCGAGTCGCTGAAGATCGGCGAAGGCGGATACGGGCCCGTGTACAGAGCTTGTTTGGATCACACCCCGGTCGCGATCAAGGTGCTTAGCCCGGATGCATCGCAGGGAAGGAAGCAGTTCCAGCAAGAG GTGGAGGTGCTGAGCTGCATCCGGCACCCGAACATGGTGCTGCTGCTGGGGGCGTGCCCGGAGTACGGGTGCCTGGTGTACGAGTACATGGAGAACGGGAGCCTGGAGGACCGGCTGTTCCGGCGGGGGGGGACGGCGGCGATGCCGTGGGGGGTGCGGTTCAAGATCGCGGCGGAGGTGGCGACGGGGCTGCTGTTCCTGCACCAGACGAAGCCGGAGCCGCTGGTGCACCGGGACCTGAAGCCGGCGAACATCCTGCTGGACCGCAACTACGTGGCGAAGATCAGCGACGTGGGGCTGGCGCGGCTGGTGCCGGCGTCGGTGGCGGACGAGGTGACGCAGTACCGGATGACGTCGACGGCGGGGACGTTCTGCTACATCGACCCGGAGTACCAGCAGACGGGGATGCTGGGGACCAAGTCGGACGTGTACTCGCTGGGGATCCTGCTGCTGCAGATGGTGACGGCCAGGTCGCCCATGGGCCTCACGCACCACGTCGAGCGGGCCGTCGAGGAGGGCAAGATCGAGGAGGTGCTCGACCCGGCGCTCCAGGACTGGCCCGCCCAGGAGGCCCTCGACTTCGCCAGGCTCGCGCTCAGGTGCGCCGAGCTCAGGAGGAGGGACCGCCCCGACCTCGCCTCCGTCGTCCTGCCCGAGCTCAACCGCTTCAGGAATCTCGCCCTCGCGCACGACGCTGCCCTTCCCAGCTGCAGATAG